In the genome of Pirellulales bacterium, one region contains:
- a CDS encoding peroxiredoxin family protein, with amino-acid sequence MHASRRRGLLVAVACLFGLPLAAACFFSLPLAGKQAKQPGDEAKEPDEGSSEAGHSLHGAVFDEGPRQRAYLMGGTGSVSLKITTKSPEAQQFFDQGLGQLHGFWYFEAERSFRQAAAIDPDCAMAYWGMAMANRENGKRSRCFIAEAVKRKAAATPYEAAWIDALEHHFAPGPDGQPQDDRQRRRQLVRALEEIVHEHPEEIEAKAFLALLIWENSGYGIPIANYEAVAELLREVHAVSPMHPAHHYVIHLWDNDNAARALPSAAVCGPSAPSIAHMWHMPAHMYSKLERYADAVWCAEAAARVDHAHALHDRVMPDQIDNYSHNGEWLVENLTFIGRVRDAVDEAAHLAELPRHPKYNSMTSGSGTSKLGRRRLLAILPQFELWDDLLRLAQTASLEPSDVEGYSVRRHGALGAALIAKGKLTEAKRHIVALQDLRSKVQAEQAQARGEAAGRFQGRLAVIAAALNELQGRWALASNDVPAALAHFAKAKDLTKEFRSRVELRAGNKAKAEQLAREAVQVGKNHVLPLANCVEVLYACGKSGKAAEEFRKLQAISAFIDRDVPIFKRLDELAPKLGLPSEWRMPYQPSGDLGERPDLASFGPARWRPSPAPEWTLPDDRGESVSLAQYRGRPLVLIFYLGFGCLHCVEQLNAFAPRQAEFARLDIDLVAIGTDEVDVLRASLEARAAAGQPPLPIKLLSDAGLSVFKSYRAYDDFEDLPLHATFLIDKKGLVRWQDISAEPFTDATFLLDEAQRLLRLPSATGEPRSAGTNF; translated from the coding sequence GCACGCTTCCAGGCGCCGTGGACTGCTGGTTGCCGTCGCTTGCCTTTTTGGTTTGCCGCTCGCCGCCGCTTGCTTTTTTTCTTTGCCGCTCGCCGGCAAGCAAGCCAAGCAGCCCGGCGACGAAGCCAAAGAACCCGACGAGGGAAGCAGCGAGGCCGGGCATTCGTTGCACGGCGCCGTGTTCGACGAAGGGCCGCGGCAACGCGCCTACCTGATGGGCGGCACCGGTTCCGTCTCCCTGAAGATCACCACCAAGTCGCCCGAAGCGCAGCAGTTCTTCGATCAGGGCCTGGGCCAGCTCCACGGCTTTTGGTATTTCGAGGCGGAGCGTTCGTTCCGCCAGGCTGCCGCGATCGATCCGGACTGCGCGATGGCCTATTGGGGCATGGCCATGGCCAACCGCGAGAACGGCAAGCGGAGCCGCTGCTTCATCGCCGAGGCCGTCAAACGCAAGGCAGCCGCCACGCCCTACGAGGCGGCCTGGATCGACGCACTCGAGCATCACTTCGCTCCCGGCCCCGACGGCCAGCCGCAAGACGACCGGCAGCGCCGGCGTCAGCTTGTCCGCGCCCTGGAAGAAATCGTGCATGAACATCCGGAAGAGATCGAGGCCAAGGCTTTCTTGGCCCTATTGATTTGGGAGAACAGCGGCTACGGCATCCCCATCGCCAACTACGAAGCCGTGGCGGAGCTGCTGCGCGAAGTCCACGCCGTCAGTCCCATGCATCCGGCCCACCACTACGTGATTCATCTTTGGGACAACGATAATGCGGCGCGGGCGCTGCCGTCGGCGGCAGTTTGCGGGCCGTCGGCGCCGTCCATCGCCCACATGTGGCACATGCCGGCACACATGTATTCGAAGCTAGAGCGCTACGCCGACGCCGTCTGGTGTGCGGAGGCCGCGGCCCGCGTCGATCACGCCCACGCGCTCCACGACCGTGTGATGCCCGACCAGATCGACAACTACTCCCATAACGGCGAGTGGCTGGTCGAGAACCTGACCTTCATCGGCCGCGTGCGCGACGCCGTCGACGAGGCCGCCCACCTGGCCGAGCTGCCGCGCCACCCGAAATACAACAGCATGACGAGCGGTTCGGGCACCAGCAAGCTTGGCCGGCGCCGCCTGCTGGCGATCTTGCCGCAGTTCGAGTTGTGGGACGATTTGTTGCGGCTGGCGCAGACGGCGAGCTTGGAACCCTCGGACGTGGAAGGGTATTCTGTCCGCCGCCACGGCGCGTTGGGCGCCGCCCTGATCGCGAAGGGCAAGCTGACGGAGGCGAAGAGGCACATCGTCGCCCTGCAGGACCTGCGGAGCAAGGTGCAAGCCGAACAAGCCCAGGCCCGCGGCGAGGCGGCCGGCCGTTTCCAGGGCCGGCTGGCAGTGATCGCCGCCGCGCTCAACGAGCTGCAAGGACGCTGGGCACTGGCCTCGAACGACGTGCCGGCGGCGCTAGCGCACTTCGCGAAGGCCAAGGATTTGACCAAAGAGTTTCGCTCGCGCGTCGAGTTGCGGGCCGGCAACAAGGCGAAGGCCGAGCAGCTTGCCCGCGAGGCCGTCCAGGTAGGGAAAAACCACGTGCTGCCGCTGGCCAACTGCGTGGAAGTGCTCTATGCCTGCGGCAAGTCGGGCAAGGCGGCCGAGGAGTTCCGCAAGCTGCAAGCGATTTCGGCCTTTATCGACCGCGACGTTCCGATCTTTAAGCGGCTCGACGAGTTGGCGCCCAAACTTGGGTTGCCGAGCGAGTGGCGAATGCCCTATCAGCCCTCCGGAGATCTGGGCGAGCGGCCCGATCTGGCTTCGTTCGGCCCTGCCCGCTGGCGCCCGTCGCCTGCGCCGGAGTGGACGCTGCCCGACGATCGCGGCGAATCCGTTTCGCTGGCTCAATATCGAGGCCGGCCGCTCGTGCTGATTTTTTATCTGGGCTTCGGCTGTCTGCACTGCGTGGAACAATTGAACGCCTTCGCTCCGAGACAAGCGGAGTTCGCCCGATTGGACATCGACCTGGTGGCGATCGGCACCGACGAGGTCGATGTCTTGCGCGCCTCGCTGGAGGCCCGCGCGGCCGCCGGGCAGCCGCCCTTGCCGATCAAGCTCTTGTCGGACGCGGGGCTGAGCGTCTTCAAGAGCTATCGGGCCTACGACGATTTCGAGGACCTTCCGTTGCACGCCACGTTCCTGATCGACAAAAAGGGGCTCGTGCGCTGGCAGGACATCAGTGCAGAACCCTTCACGGACGCCACGTTTTTGCTCGACGAAGCGCAGCGGCTGTTGCGTTTGCCGTCTGCGACCGGCGAGCCGAGAAGCGCCGGCACGAATTTCTGA
- a CDS encoding DUF1559 domain-containing protein — protein sequence MKSTLRRPRTRRGFTLVELLVVMIIIGLLIALLLPAVQSARETARRSQCTNNMKQIALACLTYESNYKVLPPRTIYIGTSGLPSSLNITGAKFTGVGALILPYLDQAKMANQWNYNYPWCYGTGVLNSGVSSSANVVNLQIANTQMPIFMCPSAPNPRIPFPDAIAIANRGLPNYGFSTTATTVQFGYCDYSIQEGLNYDAAIAYAGYSSSGLAAPFNDTTQWGGTLPGPFWHAGSTTFGTPIAMITDGTSETIGWIEDAGRPALYYGGKLAVKNLGDPGVTGAVVTTDGWGWADTEIGSFICGAVGGTSSAITTVLGPNAGTCFVNCVNDSEIYAFHPGGAMVAYVDGSVHYESIDVAPNTLGALCTMNAGEIITNPD from the coding sequence ATGAAATCGACCCTTCGTCGACCGCGTACGAGACGCGGTTTCACTCTCGTCGAGCTGTTGGTGGTGATGATCATCATCGGCTTGCTCATCGCCTTGTTGTTGCCCGCGGTGCAGTCCGCGCGCGAAACGGCCAGGCGCAGCCAATGCACCAACAACATGAAGCAGATCGCGCTGGCCTGCCTCACCTATGAATCGAACTACAAGGTGCTGCCGCCGCGCACGATTTACATTGGTACCAGTGGCCTGCCCAGCTCGCTTAACATCACGGGTGCAAAATTCACGGGCGTCGGCGCCCTGATCCTGCCGTACCTCGATCAGGCTAAGATGGCGAACCAGTGGAATTACAACTATCCGTGGTGTTACGGCACGGGCGTCCTCAATTCCGGCGTGAGCTCGAGCGCCAACGTGGTGAACCTGCAGATCGCCAACACACAAATGCCGATCTTCATGTGCCCCAGCGCGCCAAACCCGCGCATTCCCTTCCCCGACGCAATCGCCATTGCCAACCGCGGGCTCCCGAACTACGGCTTCTCGACCACAGCCACTACGGTTCAGTTCGGTTACTGCGATTATTCGATCCAGGAAGGTCTCAACTACGACGCCGCGATCGCCTACGCCGGTTATTCGTCATCTGGCTTGGCGGCACCCTTCAACGACACCACGCAATGGGGCGGCACGCTGCCGGGGCCCTTCTGGCACGCCGGCTCGACTACGTTTGGTACCCCGATCGCGATGATCACCGACGGCACGTCGGAGACCATCGGCTGGATCGAAGACGCCGGCCGGCCCGCGCTGTACTACGGCGGTAAACTGGCCGTCAAGAACCTCGGCGATCCCGGCGTGACCGGCGCCGTCGTCACCACCGACGGATGGGGTTGGGCCGACACGGAGATCGGCTCGTTCATTTGCGGCGCCGTCGGCGGAACGAGTTCGGCCATCACCACCGTGCTCGGACCCAATGCCGGCACATGCTTTGTCAACTGCGTCAACGACTCGGAGATCTACGCCTTCCATCCGGGCGGAGCGATGGTCGCCTACGTCGACGGCTCGGTCCACTATGAAAGCATCGACGTGGCGCCAAATACTCTCGGGGCGCTGTGTACGATGAACGCGGGAGAAATCATCACGAATCCCGACTGA